A genomic window from Acidobacteriota bacterium includes:
- a CDS encoding TIGR00730 family Rossman fold protein has protein sequence MPQHEKPILEKAPLAYENPQFLNSPDGRGMRILAEYQEPLARFRRERIQDTVVFFGSARFANLSSAQTALQLLEKPGSAIPAPEREQPATLDGALHGRENSLKLKRAQAAVAMARYYEEARRLAFLLTKWSMKLHSKRHRFVVTSGGGPGIMEAANLGASEAGGKTIGLNIRLPFEQFPNRYITPELNFEFHYFFMRKYWFAYLSKALVIFPGGFGTLDELFEILTLAQTEKLAKKILVLIYGKEYWNRVLNLDALVDTGTISPEDKELFCYVDTPEEGFEILKEGLTRYHLQPQHLPAPEPDKEEAKDQGEAPEIAKTRG, from the coding sequence ATGCCACAACACGAGAAACCGATTCTTGAAAAAGCTCCTCTCGCCTACGAGAACCCACAATTTCTAAACAGCCCTGATGGACGTGGCATGCGCATCCTGGCCGAATATCAGGAGCCGCTGGCGCGTTTCCGTCGTGAGCGCATTCAGGACACCGTCGTCTTCTTTGGTTCTGCGCGGTTTGCCAATCTTTCTTCGGCTCAGACAGCGCTGCAGCTTCTCGAGAAACCGGGTTCCGCAATTCCAGCTCCGGAGCGAGAGCAACCTGCGACTCTCGACGGGGCTCTGCATGGCCGGGAAAACTCTCTCAAATTGAAGAGAGCTCAAGCCGCAGTGGCAATGGCGCGCTATTACGAGGAGGCTCGACGGCTCGCGTTCCTGCTCACGAAGTGGTCGATGAAGCTGCATTCCAAGCGGCATCGGTTCGTGGTGACGTCGGGCGGCGGTCCGGGAATCATGGAGGCGGCGAACTTGGGGGCCAGCGAGGCCGGCGGGAAGACCATCGGACTCAATATCCGACTGCCTTTCGAGCAATTCCCGAATCGGTACATTACTCCCGAGCTCAACTTCGAGTTCCACTACTTCTTCATGCGCAAATACTGGTTCGCGTATTTATCCAAGGCGCTGGTGATATTCCCCGGTGGCTTCGGCACACTCGATGAGTTATTCGAGATTCTGACCTTGGCACAGACGGAAAAGCTGGCAAAGAAAATTCTGGTGCTGATCTACGGCAAAGAATATTGGAACCGCGTGCTCAATCTCGATGCTCTGGTTGATACCGGAACTATCTCTCCGGAAGACAAGGAGCTTTTCTGCTATGTCGACACTCCGGAAGAGGGATTTGAAATATTAAAGGAAGGCCTGACCAGGTATCACCTTCAGCCGCAACACCTTCCCGCCCCCGAACCAGACAAGGAAGAAGCGAAGGACCAGGGCGAGGCACCGGAGATTGCGAAGACGCGTGGCTAG